One window of Desulfobaculum bizertense DSM 18034 genomic DNA carries:
- the rsmI gene encoding 16S rRNA (cytidine(1402)-2'-O)-methyltransferase, with the protein MIEQNESEESLRPALYVVATPLGNLGDLSPRAFHVLSAADVVLAEDTRRSGQLFHRLGIPAHGFVSFHEHNEDARTAHVIETLQEGKSVALISDAGTPLMSDPGFTLVRECRREGLDVVPVPGASAPLTALSASGIPPLPFTFLGFLPRKVSEQKRLFATHGATGATLVFFERKNRLMESLALAHECLGARDVCVCRELTKAHEDFINGNLAELDSLEVPLLGEFTIVVGPPSKNERATQDEVCALLEREREAGGKPRQLARRVADQVQGWSSKDVYALLNSL; encoded by the coding sequence ATGATAGAACAGAACGAATCAGAAGAATCCCTGCGCCCCGCGCTGTATGTTGTGGCAACGCCCCTTGGTAACCTTGGAGACCTGTCTCCCCGGGCTTTTCATGTGCTTTCTGCGGCGGATGTCGTCCTGGCAGAAGATACGCGGAGAAGCGGCCAGCTTTTCCATCGTCTGGGTATCCCGGCGCATGGTTTTGTGAGCTTTCATGAGCACAACGAAGACGCCCGCACAGCGCACGTGATTGAGACGCTTCAGGAAGGCAAGTCTGTTGCCCTGATTTCCGATGCTGGAACGCCCCTTATGTCTGATCCCGGTTTCACTCTGGTACGTGAATGCCGCAGAGAAGGTCTGGATGTTGTTCCGGTTCCGGGAGCCAGTGCTCCGCTGACAGCGCTTTCTGCAAGTGGAATCCCACCCCTGCCGTTCACCTTTCTGGGCTTTTTGCCCCGTAAGGTCAGCGAGCAGAAGCGGCTTTTTGCCACGCATGGGGCAACAGGTGCAACGCTGGTCTTTTTTGAGCGCAAAAATCGGCTCATGGAAAGTCTGGCCCTTGCACATGAGTGCCTTGGTGCACGAGACGTCTGCGTCTGTCGTGAATTGACCAAGGCACACGAGGATTTTATAAACGGAAACCTGGCTGAACTTGATTCACTTGAGGTCCCGCTCCTCGGCGAGTTCACCATTGTTGTTGGCCCACCGTCAAAAAATGAACGGGCCACACAGGACGAAGTCTGTGCTCTGCTCGAACGTGAGCGAGAAGCTGGTGGCAAACCGCGCCAGCTCGCCCGTCGCGTGGCAGATCAGGTGCAGGGCTGGTCAAGCAAGGACGTGTACGCGCTGCTCAATTCGCTCTAG
- a CDS encoding KH domain-containing protein → MLKDLISYIAKSLVDNPDAVEVSEIEGEQTSVIELKVAKEDLGKVIGKQGRTARAMRTIIGAASTKARKRAVLEIIE, encoded by the coding sequence ATGCTTAAGGATCTGATTTCCTACATCGCAAAGTCTTTGGTCGATAACCCCGACGCAGTAGAGGTTTCGGAAATCGAGGGTGAACAAACTTCGGTTATCGAACTGAAAGTCGCCAAGGAAGACCTTGGCAAGGTGATTGGTAAGCAGGGGCGCACCGCGCGAGCCATGCGGACCATCATCGGTGCTGCTTCCACGAAAGCTCGCAAAAGAGCTGTTCTGGAAATTATCGAGTAG
- the rimM gene encoding ribosome maturation factor RimM (Essential for efficient processing of 16S rRNA) has protein sequence MSKANGMPPGSDDLVVIGEITKPHGIRGEVCVLLHTDSPSLLDGLALQLRQGPNTPKPKEEDPPSFARGGKRGGRRREYRPRRPRRPRMQRREVVSWRQHKGALLLTLEGIEDRSQAEALRGFELLIRESDLPELEDGEFYLSQLVGLEVRLEDGSTLGHVQDVLVPAGQELWSIVTPEGHEVLFPVAEEFIRSVDPDEDCVVIAPPPGLLELYLDAEDSSSENAS, from the coding sequence ATGAGCAAAGCTAACGGTATGCCGCCGGGCAGCGATGATCTTGTCGTCATCGGCGAGATTACCAAGCCTCATGGAATTCGGGGGGAAGTCTGTGTGCTTCTGCATACGGACTCCCCTTCTCTTTTGGATGGCTTGGCTCTACAGCTGCGCCAGGGGCCAAATACCCCAAAGCCAAAGGAAGAAGACCCGCCGTCTTTTGCCCGTGGTGGCAAGAGAGGAGGGCGTCGTCGGGAATATCGTCCCAGACGTCCGCGCCGTCCTCGTATGCAGCGGCGTGAGGTCGTGTCATGGCGGCAGCATAAAGGAGCACTGCTCCTGACTCTGGAGGGCATCGAGGACCGTTCGCAGGCAGAAGCCTTGCGAGGGTTCGAGTTGCTCATCCGGGAGTCTGACTTGCCCGAGCTTGAGGATGGAGAATTTTATCTGTCCCAGCTTGTGGGTCTTGAAGTGCGTCTTGAGGATGGCTCAACTCTGGGCCATGTTCAGGACGTTTTAGTCCCTGCAGGGCAAGAGCTGTGGTCTATTGTCACTCCAGAAGGGCACGAGGTGCTGTTCCCGGTTGCGGAGGAATTCATCCGTTCCGTGGACCCAGATGAGGACTGTGTTGTCATTGCTCCTCCGCCGGGTTTGCTGGAACTCTACCTGGACGCCGAAGATTCGTCGTCCGAGAACGCCTCCTAA
- the trmD gene encoding tRNA (guanosine(37)-N1)-methyltransferase TrmD, translated as MHFNIVTLFPEFFDSPLSCAMLGKGVEEDLVSFSLTNPRDYTEDNRHTVDDRPYGGGPGMVMMCDPLSKALDGLKKPGRILMLTPRGRQMTQSFARELAQEENITLVCGRYEGIDERILEQYPIEGVSVGDFVLNGGEAAALCVIESVSRLVPNFMGHEDSGDEESFSHGLLEYPHYTRPAEFRGQAVPDVLTCGDHARIAEWRREKALELTLKQRPDILEDAELTVEDMHFMRKIRRSGGVETLGKNLYLALLHAPVLNKFGQTTAVSLTNFDVHDIARVSRTYGLGGYYIATPLEDQRRLLERLIGHWLDGPGRQANRDRTDAFGSIHTATDLAEIVAAVEKKAGQRPVIVATSARGAGNVSIPTVRKWTGDRPVLLVMGTASGLAPEVLEDADAILRPIRNLGPYNHLSVRSATAIIVDRVLGDAY; from the coding sequence GTGCATTTTAACATTGTTACTCTTTTCCCCGAATTTTTCGATTCGCCGCTGTCCTGCGCTATGCTGGGCAAGGGCGTCGAAGAAGATCTCGTCAGTTTTTCTCTGACAAATCCCAGAGACTATACCGAAGACAACAGACACACTGTGGATGATCGCCCCTATGGTGGTGGACCAGGGATGGTTATGATGTGTGATCCGCTGTCCAAGGCTCTGGATGGTCTAAAGAAACCCGGACGAATACTTATGCTCACCCCGCGGGGACGGCAGATGACTCAAAGCTTTGCCAGAGAACTGGCTCAGGAAGAGAACATCACGCTGGTCTGCGGGCGTTACGAGGGCATTGATGAACGCATTTTGGAGCAGTACCCCATTGAGGGCGTCTCTGTTGGAGACTTTGTCCTTAATGGTGGCGAAGCTGCTGCTCTGTGTGTCATCGAATCAGTGTCACGGCTTGTACCGAACTTTATGGGTCATGAAGACTCTGGCGACGAGGAAAGTTTTTCTCACGGCCTGCTGGAATACCCGCACTACACCCGTCCCGCTGAGTTTCGCGGACAGGCTGTGCCGGATGTATTAACCTGCGGAGATCACGCACGCATTGCGGAGTGGCGCCGGGAAAAAGCCTTGGAGCTGACCCTGAAGCAGCGTCCCGATATTTTGGAGGATGCTGAACTTACAGTAGAAGACATGCACTTCATGCGGAAAATCCGTAGGAGTGGCGGGGTTGAAACGCTAGGAAAGAATCTTTACCTCGCGTTGCTTCATGCTCCGGTCCTTAATAAATTCGGTCAAACCACCGCTGTCTCTTTGACAAACTTTGACGTTCACGATATAGCCCGCGTTTCACGCACCTATGGTCTCGGTGGGTACTACATAGCTACTCCGCTTGAAGACCAGCGCAGACTGCTAGAACGTCTGATCGGGCACTGGCTCGACGGTCCCGGGCGCCAAGCCAATCGTGACCGCACCGACGCCTTCGGCTCCATTCACACTGCAACAGACCTGGCCGAGATTGTTGCAGCTGTGGAGAAAAAGGCTGGTCAGCGTCCGGTTATCGTGGCCACTTCGGCACGCGGAGCCGGTAACGTGAGCATTCCGACCGTGCGTAAATGGACTGGTGATCGTCCCGTGCTGCTTGTCATGGGAACTGCTTCTGGGCTTGCTCCAGAAGTGCTGGAAGATGCCGACGCCATCCTCCGGCCCATCAGGAATCTTGGCCCGTACAACCACCTGTCTGTACGGTCTGCCACGGCCATTATCGTTGACCGCGTCCTTGGTGACGCGTATTAA
- a CDS encoding YraN family protein, translating into MSAWHVSLGKKGEDLAASYLQTSGFTIESRNWHCPSGELDIVCSQGDLMVFVEVKTRTQGPMSDPRAAVNRGKRARLSRAASEYLSSHEAWCRDCRFDVISIVVPKKGGKPQLEHIENAFQLMTAPGSCAWQPW; encoded by the coding sequence ATGTCTGCCTGGCATGTGAGTCTGGGAAAGAAAGGCGAAGATCTGGCTGCAAGCTATTTGCAGACCAGCGGGTTCACCATAGAAAGCAGAAACTGGCACTGCCCGAGTGGCGAGCTGGATATTGTCTGCTCTCAGGGGGACCTTATGGTCTTTGTGGAAGTCAAAACCCGCACGCAGGGACCAATGTCTGACCCCCGTGCTGCGGTAAACCGTGGAAAACGTGCCCGACTCTCTCGCGCTGCATCAGAATATTTGAGTTCGCATGAGGCATGGTGCCGGGACTGCCGTTTTGATGTAATATCTATTGTTGTGCCCAAAAAAGGGGGAAAACCCCAGTTGGAGCACATCGAAAACGCATTTCAGCTTATGACAGCGCCGGGTTCCTGCGCGTGGCAACCGTGGTAG
- a CDS encoding HPr family phosphocarrier protein, which produces MEDTVLETEADDFRSAQVCVRNELGLHARPAARLAQEAQKFASEILLESGDQSVDAKSILDLLTLAAPQGCALTLRARGTDAGKAVDTLLNLFLNRFGEEK; this is translated from the coding sequence ATGGAGGACACAGTGCTGGAAACCGAAGCTGATGATTTCCGCAGTGCTCAGGTCTGCGTGCGAAACGAGCTTGGACTTCACGCCCGACCTGCTGCACGACTTGCCCAAGAGGCTCAGAAATTTGCCTCGGAAATTCTGCTTGAATCTGGTGACCAGTCTGTGGACGCAAAAAGTATTCTGGACCTGCTGACCCTTGCTGCCCCTCAGGGCTGCGCCCTGACGCTCCGGGCACGCGGCACTGATGCTGGCAAGGCTGTTGACACTCTTCTGAACCTGTTTCTGAACCGCTTCGGCGAGGAGAAGTAG
- a CDS encoding cytochrome ubiquinol oxidase subunit I, with product MDFPVMQIPALGGGFVIAFIAVVHVFIAHFAVGGGLFLVLTEHLAHRQNSPEILAYVKRHTKFFVLLTMVFGGLTGVGIWFAISLTSPAATLKLVQTYSFGWATEWVFFLGEIACLLVYFYTFEQMDRRRHLFVGWCYFVFGWFSLVMIDGIISSMLTPGEWLETGAFWDGFLNPSFVPSVVLRTMLGLSLAGLFAFVTASRVEDDATRKKLVRFSAGWAVWPLLLMIPSGWWYFQVLPVSVQGMILGHNNEILPLVQALSIAIPGIVVLSLFMALRLPRRSQTALACILLALGFVEVGSFEWIREAARRPYVIYGHMFSNGLPVAELNVVREQGFLKSLRWTEHKSVTPENTLDAGHDIFVNQCLSCHSVRGPLNDILPLTSKFGVVGLESQLTGQGKLNTYMPPFIGNDEERHALAQYVVNVLHSGTAPEQIRSPNPDPVDIPPFDKEKDEFVLLAWNTMGMHCISDSDPYWVLLPPANDLFCQLVRRGESPELVTEGVEIRYQVDAAFANPEQHVRFWDFSEQLFGKKLEAGEGLAGNRVSGTLHLSEGQGVYEAALLPVVPYPDGGGFNPYPIFTVKAYDSESGELLAKTRTVAPTSTEMGCKNCHGGTWRVAGVAGISDQTAEDVLAVHDRINKTRLRASAEKGKPVLCQSCHPDPVLKAPGKPGMINLPAAIHGWHASYIDDESEVACGYCHPSGPEGQTRCLRGVHADIGLTCTNCHGTLADHAISLLRYDAAQKRRGAEKLLAQLRPTGLEQIAEVNPRRPWVQEPDCLNCHREYMPPESVSAFNEWTEGAEGLYRMRRDEMDALYCGACHGSPHAVYPAVRENGYGPDRDNIAPLQYTHEAAPLGAGGNCSLCHVGTEMSAEDSAHHAMGFR from the coding sequence ATGGATTTTCCTGTCATGCAGATTCCGGCCCTTGGCGGTGGGTTTGTCATTGCCTTTATTGCTGTCGTTCACGTGTTCATTGCGCATTTTGCCGTTGGTGGCGGACTTTTTCTTGTTCTGACAGAGCACCTTGCTCATCGGCAAAACAGCCCGGAAATTTTAGCGTATGTGAAGCGGCACACCAAGTTTTTTGTGCTGCTGACAATGGTTTTTGGTGGGCTGACAGGCGTTGGTATCTGGTTCGCAATCAGTTTGACCAGCCCTGCGGCGACGCTCAAGCTGGTACAAACCTATTCTTTTGGCTGGGCCACAGAGTGGGTGTTTTTCCTTGGCGAAATTGCCTGCCTGCTGGTGTATTTCTATACCTTCGAGCAGATGGACCGGCGCAGGCACCTGTTTGTGGGCTGGTGCTACTTTGTGTTTGGCTGGTTTTCACTGGTTATGATCGACGGCATTATCAGCTCCATGCTCACGCCGGGCGAATGGCTGGAAACAGGGGCGTTCTGGGATGGATTCCTGAACCCGTCCTTTGTGCCATCTGTCGTGTTGCGGACCATGCTGGGGCTGAGCCTAGCGGGGCTGTTTGCTTTTGTTACAGCGAGCCGGGTGGAGGATGATGCAACGAGAAAGAAGCTGGTTCGCTTTTCTGCGGGCTGGGCTGTGTGGCCGCTTTTGCTGATGATTCCCTCGGGCTGGTGGTATTTCCAGGTGTTGCCAGTGAGTGTGCAGGGAATGATCCTCGGCCATAACAATGAAATTTTGCCGCTGGTTCAGGCGCTGAGCATTGCCATACCCGGTATTGTTGTCCTGAGCCTGTTTATGGCGCTGCGCCTGCCTCGCAGATCGCAGACCGCGCTGGCCTGTATTCTGCTTGCGCTGGGCTTTGTTGAGGTCGGGTCCTTTGAATGGATTCGGGAAGCCGCCCGGCGACCCTATGTCATATATGGACATATGTTCTCGAATGGTCTGCCTGTGGCGGAGCTGAATGTTGTGCGGGAGCAGGGCTTTTTGAAGAGCCTGCGCTGGACCGAGCACAAGAGCGTCACTCCTGAAAATACGCTGGATGCCGGGCATGATATTTTTGTGAATCAGTGCCTGTCGTGTCACAGCGTTCGGGGACCGCTCAATGATATTCTCCCACTGACCAGTAAATTTGGTGTTGTGGGACTGGAGTCACAGCTCACGGGGCAGGGAAAGCTCAATACCTACATGCCGCCGTTTATTGGGAACGACGAAGAGCGGCATGCGCTTGCCCAGTATGTCGTGAACGTCTTGCATTCTGGCACCGCGCCAGAACAGATCCGTTCACCCAATCCTGACCCGGTGGACATCCCGCCTTTTGATAAGGAAAAGGACGAGTTTGTTTTGCTGGCGTGGAACACGATGGGCATGCACTGTATTTCGGATTCAGATCCGTACTGGGTGCTGCTGCCACCAGCCAATGATCTTTTCTGTCAGCTTGTCCGGCGGGGAGAAAGTCCGGAGCTGGTCACGGAAGGAGTGGAGATTCGCTATCAGGTGGATGCGGCGTTTGCGAACCCTGAGCAGCATGTCAGGTTTTGGGATTTTTCTGAGCAGCTTTTTGGAAAAAAACTGGAGGCTGGCGAGGGGCTGGCCGGGAACAGAGTTTCTGGAACACTGCACCTGAGCGAAGGGCAGGGCGTGTATGAAGCCGCACTTCTCCCGGTTGTTCCGTATCCTGATGGCGGGGGCTTTAATCCGTATCCAATTTTTACGGTGAAGGCCTACGACTCGGAAAGCGGAGAGCTTTTGGCCAAAACTCGCACGGTTGCGCCAACATCAACGGAGATGGGCTGCAAAAACTGCCACGGTGGCACATGGCGGGTTGCTGGTGTTGCCGGAATTTCTGACCAGACAGCCGAAGATGTGCTTGCAGTTCATGACCGGATAAATAAAACTCGCCTCCGCGCCTCGGCAGAGAAAGGGAAGCCTGTTTTGTGTCAGAGCTGCCACCCTGATCCGGTGCTCAAGGCTCCGGGCAAGCCCGGCATGATAAATCTGCCAGCGGCGATTCATGGCTGGCATGCCAGCTATATTGATGACGAGAGCGAAGTGGCCTGCGGATACTGCCATCCTTCCGGTCCGGAAGGGCAGACGCGTTGCCTGCGTGGAGTGCATGCCGACATTGGCCTGACCTGTACAAACTGTCATGGAACTCTTGCCGATCATGCAATTTCCCTGCTTCGCTACGATGCGGCACAAAAGCGCCGCGGAGCTGAAAAACTTTTGGCGCAGCTGAGGCCTACAGGACTTGAGCAGATTGCCGAAGTGAATCCCCGGCGGCCGTGGGTACAGGAACCTGATTGTCTGAACTGCCACCGCGAGTACATGCCACCAGAAAGCGTGTCGGCATTTAATGAGTGGACAGAGGGAGCGGAAGGGCTGTACCGCATGCGTCGGGATGAAATGGACGCACTGTATTGCGGTGCCTGTCATGGAAGTCCCCATGCTGTGTACCCGGCTGTTCGTGAAAACGGGTATGGGCCAGACCGTGACAATATTGCACCATTGCAGTATACCCACGAAGCTGCTCCGCTGGGGGCAGGAGGCAACTGCTCTCTGTGCCATGTTGGGACGGAGATGAGTGCCGAAGATTCAGCGCACCATGCTATGGGGTTCCGCTAG
- a CDS encoding ribonuclease HII — protein sequence MPLLECEKMAGESFPRPFAGVDEAGRGCLAGPVVAAAVILPESFSLPGLTDSKKLSEKKRLALEPLVKSTALAWGIGVVWPQDIDRMNILRASLESMCRAIRVLKIHPSFLAIDGNQPVPLDTPQRTVVGGDAKVPEISAASILAKTFRDRLMIHLDARYPGYGFAVHKGYGTKVHLEALRAHGPCRMHRMTFRGVRQEEAPKERSLCLPGM from the coding sequence ATGCCGTTACTCGAATGTGAGAAAATGGCCGGGGAATCCTTTCCCCGGCCTTTCGCAGGCGTTGACGAGGCCGGCAGAGGTTGTCTGGCTGGCCCCGTTGTCGCTGCTGCTGTCATTTTACCCGAAAGTTTCTCTCTTCCGGGTCTTACCGATTCCAAAAAACTCTCCGAAAAAAAACGGCTTGCACTGGAGCCTCTGGTAAAGAGCACTGCTCTTGCCTGGGGGATTGGTGTGGTGTGGCCGCAGGACATCGATAGGATGAACATCCTGCGGGCTTCGCTCGAATCCATGTGCCGTGCAATCCGGGTTCTCAAAATCCACCCGTCTTTTCTTGCCATTGATGGCAACCAGCCCGTACCGCTGGATACTCCACAGCGCACCGTCGTTGGTGGCGATGCCAAAGTTCCCGAAATTTCTGCTGCTTCAATTCTGGCCAAGACTTTCCGCGACCGTCTGATGATTCATTTGGATGCGCGTTATCCCGGCTATGGATTTGCCGTGCACAAGGGATATGGAACCAAGGTCCATCTGGAAGCGCTTCGCGCTCATGGCCCGTGCCGAATGCATCGAATGACCTTTCGTGGTGTCCGTCAGGAAGAAGCACCAAAAGAGAGGTCATTATGTCTGCCTGGCATGTGA
- the ffh gene encoding signal recognition particle protein, with product MFESLSDRLDSVFKKFKGQGRLDENNIQQGLREVRLALLEADVNFKVVKDFTERVKERCLGQDVQKSLTPGQQVIKIVNDEMTQLLGGETQDVDLRGNPSVFMMVGLQGSGKTTSAAKLALHFRRQRKMKPYLVPADVYRPAAIDQLQTLGRQLDVPVFPSEVGMDPVDICKQGIEAAREAGCNVVLLDTAGRLQIDEKLMDELANIKDACTPNEILFVADAMIGQEAVNVAKSFDEKLDISGVILTKMDGDARGGAALSIKSVTGKSLKFVGMGEKVSDLEVFHPDRIASRILGMGDVLTLIEKAQSSIDQEEAEEIGKKFQRAEFDFEDFRTQMRRLKKLGSIEGLLKLIPGMRGLKDKIGELSVPEKDMARIEAIISSMTMEERRNPSVINPSRKARIAKGSGVAVSDVNQLVKNFEQMRKMMKKMMGGGSKGKKPRMPRMPKGLPGMPGGMPGAGLPGGMPGMPGMPGMEGMEGMEGMGSRPGSTKSKTQRKKRKKTAGRNKKKKKK from the coding sequence ATGTTTGAAAGTCTTTCTGACCGACTTGATTCAGTTTTCAAGAAGTTCAAGGGGCAGGGGCGCCTTGACGAAAACAATATTCAGCAGGGATTGCGCGAAGTGCGTCTTGCTCTGCTGGAAGCTGACGTCAACTTCAAGGTTGTTAAGGACTTCACCGAACGGGTGAAGGAGCGCTGCCTTGGACAGGACGTTCAGAAAAGCCTGACGCCCGGCCAGCAGGTCATTAAAATCGTTAACGATGAAATGACACAGCTGCTTGGTGGCGAGACGCAGGACGTTGACCTGCGCGGCAATCCGTCTGTCTTTATGATGGTCGGCCTGCAGGGTTCAGGTAAAACCACCTCGGCCGCAAAACTCGCGCTGCACTTTCGCCGTCAGCGGAAGATGAAGCCCTATCTGGTTCCTGCTGACGTGTACCGTCCGGCAGCTATTGACCAGCTTCAGACCCTTGGCCGTCAGCTTGACGTGCCTGTTTTCCCGTCCGAAGTTGGCATGGACCCGGTGGACATCTGCAAGCAGGGTATTGAAGCCGCTCGCGAAGCTGGCTGCAATGTCGTCCTGCTTGATACCGCAGGTCGTTTGCAGATTGACGAAAAGTTGATGGATGAGCTGGCGAACATCAAGGACGCCTGTACTCCGAATGAAATCCTTTTCGTTGCTGACGCCATGATTGGTCAGGAAGCCGTCAATGTTGCCAAGAGCTTTGATGAAAAGCTCGACATCAGCGGCGTGATTCTGACCAAGATGGACGGTGATGCACGTGGTGGTGCTGCGCTGTCCATTAAGAGCGTCACGGGCAAGTCCTTGAAGTTTGTGGGTATGGGCGAAAAGGTCAGCGACCTTGAAGTGTTCCACCCCGACCGCATCGCCTCCCGAATTCTCGGCATGGGTGATGTGCTGACCCTGATTGAAAAGGCACAGTCCTCCATCGATCAGGAAGAAGCCGAAGAAATCGGCAAAAAATTTCAGCGTGCAGAGTTCGACTTTGAAGACTTTCGCACGCAGATGCGTCGGCTGAAAAAGCTTGGGTCCATTGAGGGCCTGCTGAAGCTGATTCCCGGCATGCGAGGCCTGAAAGATAAAATCGGAGAACTCTCTGTTCCCGAAAAAGACATGGCTCGCATCGAGGCTATCATCAGTTCCATGACGATGGAGGAGCGCCGTAATCCTTCTGTCATCAATCCCAGCCGCAAGGCTCGTATCGCCAAAGGCTCGGGCGTGGCCGTCTCTGACGTGAACCAGCTCGTGAAAAACTTTGAGCAGATGCGCAAGATGATGAAGAAGATGATGGGCGGCGGCAGCAAGGGCAAAAAGCCCCGTATGCCGCGTATGCCCAAAGGTCTCCCCGGAATGCCCGGCGGGATGCCCGGAGCAGGATTGCCAGGCGGAATGCCTGGTATGCCCGGCATGCCTGGAATGGAGGGCATGGAAGGCATGGAAGGGATGGGGTCTCGTCCCGGTTCCACCAAGTCGAAAACTCAGCGAAAAAAACGCAAGAAGACGGCTGGGCGGAACAAAAAAAAGAAAAAGAAGTAA
- a CDS encoding PTS system mannose/fructose/sorbose family transporter subunit IID, with the protein MAAGAQKGKTHGGASFPTARVLHACFVRTLFVGAGFNTRGMQNIGLAFAIDPGLRAIYGSGEPLRHARQRYVGHYNTHPFWTPLLLGIFLGVETKIARGLLSPEAFGSLRSTTIYALSAIGDSFFGGSILVFWSLATFLLWASGLGWLALVFGIACFFALQAFKAYTFMAGYRQGLQILHVLKKWDLINWGQRFKLVNALLVAGIWFVSWPQLFLWYEWLAAVLALGGLAGVVFTAGLSREVIVALLVTAYLGYPWLEKFLISLFA; encoded by the coding sequence GTGGCGGCAGGTGCTCAGAAGGGCAAAACACATGGCGGCGCCTCATTTCCGACGGCAAGGGTCTTGCATGCCTGTTTTGTGCGGACGCTGTTTGTTGGTGCGGGCTTCAACACCCGCGGAATGCAGAATATTGGCCTCGCCTTTGCCATTGACCCCGGACTCCGAGCTATCTACGGCTCGGGCGAACCACTGCGTCATGCCCGGCAGCGCTATGTTGGGCATTACAACACGCATCCTTTCTGGACACCGCTCCTTCTTGGAATCTTTCTTGGTGTCGAAACAAAAATAGCTCGTGGGCTTTTGTCTCCAGAGGCATTTGGAAGCTTGAGAAGCACCACGATTTATGCGCTGTCTGCCATTGGCGACTCGTTTTTTGGTGGCAGCATACTGGTTTTTTGGTCCCTCGCGACGTTTTTGCTCTGGGCCTCTGGGCTAGGCTGGCTTGCGCTGGTCTTTGGTATTGCCTGCTTTTTCGCTCTGCAGGCATTCAAGGCCTACACATTTATGGCTGGCTATCGGCAGGGTTTGCAGATTCTGCACGTTCTAAAGAAGTGGGACCTGATTAATTGGGGGCAGCGATTCAAGCTTGTGAACGCGCTGCTCGTTGCCGGAATCTGGTTTGTCTCATGGCCACAGCTCTTTTTGTGGTATGAGTGGCTTGCTGCGGTTCTGGCTTTGGGAGGCCTTGCTGGTGTTGTTTTTACGGCAGGGCTTTCACGGGAGGTTATTGTTGCGCTCCTTGTGACTGCGTACCTTGGCTACCCGTGGCTTGAGAAATTTTTGATTTCACTGTTTGCATGA
- the rplS gene encoding 50S ribosomal protein L19, giving the protein MDAIRKIESEHLRLDLPDFKPGDTVKVHQRIIEGEKERIQVFQGVVLRKRKGTTDSTFTVRKISDGVGVERIYPMNSPYIERIEVLSEGKVRRSRMYYLRDRKGKAARIKSKNQWN; this is encoded by the coding sequence ATGGACGCTATCCGTAAAATCGAGAGTGAACACCTGCGCCTCGACCTGCCCGATTTCAAGCCCGGTGACACCGTCAAGGTTCACCAGCGCATCATCGAAGGTGAAAAAGAGCGCATCCAGGTTTTCCAGGGTGTTGTACTGCGCAAGCGCAAAGGCACCACTGACAGCACCTTTACCGTTCGGAAGATTTCCGACGGTGTTGGCGTAGAGCGCATCTACCCCATGAACAGCCCCTACATTGAGCGCATCGAAGTTCTCAGTGAAGGTAAAGTCCGCCGTAGCCGTATGTACTACCTGCGCGACCGTAAGGGTAAGGCTGCCCGTATTAAGTCCAAGAATCAGTGGAACTAG
- the rpsP gene encoding 30S ribosomal protein S16 → MAIKLRMTRMGSKKRPFYRIVAIDSATRRDGRPLDFVGYYNPMVNPVELKIDAEKVKYWMEQGAQPSDTVRSLLKKAESASE, encoded by the coding sequence ATGGCTATCAAACTGAGAATGACCCGCATGGGTTCCAAAAAGCGTCCTTTTTACCGTATTGTTGCAATCGACAGCGCCACTCGTCGTGACGGTCGTCCGCTGGACTTCGTCGGTTACTACAATCCCATGGTTAACCCCGTGGAACTGAAGATTGATGCTGAAAAGGTTAAGTACTGGATGGAGCAGGGTGCTCAGCCCTCTGATACTGTCCGCTCTCTCTTGAAAAAGGCCGAGTCTGCCAGCGAGTAG